The DNA segment AGGGGAGGGGCAATTAGATTGGGTATTGTTTTCGTGTTTGACGGAGTATTTGttgtggggatggagagTGGAGAGCCTTGAGTGTCTTCTCTGACCAAATGGTACCATTGCACTCAGGTTCCAACAGCCTTTCACATGACTTCAAGCTCCTTTCTCAATTTTCATGATCATTGGGGTGGGTTTCTGTCCATACCTCTGAGTACCTACGGTACCTAGGTACGTGGTTGACAGGTAAGTCTATCTTGGCACGACAGTTGCGATGGCAGACAGGCTGGCCGCCCAACTATAGGCTTTAGGTACTTTCGATAGTGACTCTGGCATAGTTCTCTTGCGCTCGGAGAAGCAGCAAGAGATAAAAGAATATGCAACAATCGTGTGGTTCTCAAGATCCCAAGAGTGTTGGAAACAGTAAACTTCCCACGAGTTGGTTGGACAATTAGCCGCTCTATATGCACTCTCTCAAGTCTTCAGAAATAATGGCCCCTTCCTTAAGCGCACCTCAGCCGCCCCAACCGCCacaaccgcctcctccaggaGGGCAACAGTCCTTACCACAGCTGCCCAAGAGGCCAGAGACGGCAGGCTCAAGAGGTATGAAGCCACTGGAGAGTGTGGAGCTGACATGGCCCGACGACTGCGTTTTGATGGGACCCGACGCTGGATTCGAGTCCTTTCTTCAAGATGACTTGTTGGAAGGCAACTACCCCTGGGCCAACGTCCCGATGAGCTCCAGTCAGGTCCCGATTTTGGAGGAACAACCTGGCGGTTATGGCGTGCCGAGGCGCCTCTTTTTCCGACCTCAAGTGACCATCAACGTCTATAGCACTGGTGACTCGAGCATAAGCGCAAGTGCAAGTGGCAGTGGATCAGTCGCCAAAGTAACGGGGGAGGGACCGGGGAAAAGTTCAGGTTCGGGGGCAGCTTCAGGTCTTGGGGCCGGAGTTGGCTCAGGTACAGGCGTAGGGGAGGGTATGGGAGCCGGACTTGGGTCAGGTACGGGCGTTGGCGCCGGTGTAGGTACCTGAGTTGGTTCAGGCAAAGGCATAGGGGCTGGTGTATGCACTGGAATGGGTGCCGGGGTTGGCTCAGGCACGGGGGGAGGAGCGGGCATGGGAGCTGGTATCGGCGCAGGCATGGGCATAGGGGCGGGAATAGAAGCTGGGGTCGGTGCAGGCACGGGCGTAGGAGCGGGACTGGGGGCGGGTATTGGAGTTGGCGCTGGTGTAGGCACCGGAGTTGGCTCAGGGACAGGTGTTGGGGTGGCCGCAGCTGAAGGAACGGGTGTGGGCGTTGGGACCGGAGAGGGCGGTTCAGGTACGGGAGGTGATAgcaaggagggggagggtggtatCGGCACCGGTGAAGGGGGGTCAGGTACTGGAGGTGATGGtagagggggagagggcggcaCTGGGACCGGCATCGAGGGCGATGCGCGTGGGGGCAACGCTCAAATTGATGGAAGCGGAGTGCCCTGGAGTCCGGCTTTGGGGCGCGATTTGGGCCCGGGTGGGGAGCATGGTCGGGAGGGTCGGGGTCTTCGTACTGGACTGGGAAGCGAAGGCGAACGTGAAGATGAAGGGGTAGCTTGGGGACAAGCAGAGCGGCAACCGGAGATGGAAACTCTGTCGAAAAAGGTTGAGCAGCTCTCGGCGCTAGTCTCGAGTCTTTCGAATTTTCCAACATACCCAGCTCCTCCGGCGGTGGAGTCTGGGGCTGGGACACTGGCGTCCGGCCATGGCAGCAGGCCCAGGCACATATCAACTTGAGCACACCGTTTACTTCGGTGCTCTCTGTGGTGCTTGCTATAAGCTCGGTTGAAATACCTAACGGGTCCGATTGGCGCATCAAGACATACGCAACTGCCATTGATTGTAAGGGGTTCACCGCTGATGCCAACAGTTGGGGCCATACCTTGTTATAATCGTGCAATATCTCATGGATTGCAGTCGCAGCCGTTTAATTTCCCAGGGATAGTGGCCATGGAAGTCTGCGAACTGCCCCTGTTAGTGTTATGCTGTTCAGTTCAGTTGGCCTTGGGTGTACATGAAAGGATAAAGTTGAGCCTGTCGTCTTGAACTCACGTAAAATGTTAGGTAGTTATCGTTGGCCACGGGGTTTGGCGAGAATTGGAACAGCAGTTTTCACATCAAGTAAGGTTGCCAGAACCTGCATGGCGACTACCTAGTACTGCAAGTCCaaattctttttttttttatatctGCCGCTTGGGTGGTGAACTAAGATAGGTAGGCACCTATCCCTTGATGTTCAATGGTACGGATGAATAACATGCGCTTGGGAGGGTATGGGGAAACTTGAAAGTTTATTTTTGACACGTCTCGAGCTTCTGATAGGTAGGATTTGGCATGGTTTGGAGTCAATGAAGGCAAGGTAGCATAGAAGCTTTGCCTCGTGGTTGAAGATTAATTCCTAACATTTGTAAAACTAGGTAGCGTAACCCCTGATCCTTAATGAGCGTTTATTCGTGATATCCAAGCCCATTCCCATCCTAATGACCCGTTTCATAGTATCCTCAAAGGAAATCCATAACCCCTCCCAATATTCCATCCGCAATATATGAAATCATCAttcatcaaccccttccacacCCAAAATCACCCCGGCCTCTAATTCCCAGTATAAGGGTTGACCCAGGGTCTGCACTTATTTGCAGCACAGAATCCATTGCAGCAAGGTCCCACATACTGCCCATTGCGATAGCAGTCTCCATACACAGGCAAGCAGAAGCCCTGGCACCTCACGCTCTTGATCGGCTGCGGCGGGCCGACAAACAGCTGGTTCAGGCCTCCAGAGGAGATACCCTGCTGCAGGGCCTTCTCGCCGTCGGTGTAGAAGGTGCAGAAGCCGGAGATGTAGTAAGACGATtcgatgatggagatggagaggacgTTGTCTATGTTCATGTTAGTGGGAACaggtgttggtggagaggagagaggaaCATACTGGTGAAAACCTCCGAACCATCAGCAGGCAAGGTCAAGGAATACTCCGCCGGACCACCCTTAAACTTAATAGAGACAGTCTGAACGTCGCGCTCCTCGATGACGGGGATTGCGGTAGCAGAGGCCAGCccgacggcggcgaggagaagggtgagaTACTTCATGATTTTGTGTATGCTCAAGTGAGATGTTGTAATCGTTGCAAGAGATGTTGTAATCTGGTCCATCAAGCTTTTGTATCTTCAAATCGGGAGACAACACCTCCCTTTATACTTTTAGTTTCACCCTCTCTCTGGATAGTAACGCGCTCCATCGGGTGACGTGACTCCATCTACTTCCATCACCGATCCCACTTCCACCCGACCAACCCGAAGATATCCCTCACCCGGCATCCCAAACTGAGAATGCCTCCCATCACTCTACCGCCTGTGCAAAAATGTCACCCTCACTCAAATCGATAGTTCAGCTCAACACGATGTCACCTCTTCGGTTAGCCTCCCAGCAAAAGTGAATGCGACCCGGGAACAAAAAACGTGGAATACGAGGCAGTGCGTCAATCCCTGGCTTGGCATTGGTGGAGCTAGTCacacaacctctccccatcacctcagCTGACCACGTGCATCCTTCTCTCTACTCGGTCCCAGAGCTTCAATCGTGTGTTGTGAACTGCTCGTTTCTCGTAATGCCTTCGGACTAGTCCTAGTCAGACCATGGGTGCTGTTGTCAAGGGTCCGATCTGGGTTTGGTTCGATGGTTAGTTATTTTCGGTGACATCAACATGGAGATCAACCAATCGCGAATTTTTCAAACAGGCCTGATAGCTTTAAACCTGCGCCCTCCCGGCCCGTCATCGAAAAAATAATATCCACTCACCAGCCCTATCACTGCATCAAAGGCGTTCTGTACCACCTCTCATGTCTCTCCGTGCCAAGGAAGCAAACAAATGAAGCCCCAAAGAACAATATCGAGGACTATATTCTCCGGTAGTCACAGCATGTGTTAACACGACAGATGTCAGCCCAGAAACAAGCTACCTGCAGACCGGCTGCATGAGGTCCCGTCGATCATCAATTTCCCCGCTGTGGGTTTGGCATAGTGTAGCTCTATACGAAGAAACCCATTTATACCATTGGTCAACCTACCAGTAGCGTGGCTTTGGTAAGACGGCGTATTCTCTCTCCAGAATCCCCATACCCCAGATATCTAGCTCTCGGATTTCGGGTCGTCGGTATAGGCAGGGAATGATTATTGTTGAGTGTTATTCGTCGACGGATATTGGCTGTGTTGTCAGACTTCGGTAACCGAGTAGATGATCGAGATCAGGTGGCCATCCTTTGTTTTTACCGCGATAGCCGAATGCAGGATTTCCGAGACTCGAGCTGTTGTGTTATCATCTAGCCTGTGAGAGTCGGTGAGTGGGGATCAGGTCAGGAAAATCGAATGTCTAAAGAAACAATGGATTGTAGCGTAAACCAAACAGGGGTATTAACGACAACAAATATTCCAACTGGCAACTGCCCATCTCTAGATCCTCATTTTCGTCCCCCACACAAGCCCGACAAACGCCAAAATCCTGTAGATCGTCCCAATACCCACCAAAATCCCCATATTCTGCCACAGCCCATCCAGACGAAACCCTGTCATGAACGCCGCTGATTCAATGTCGTAGAGATACCCCAATGGTGACACAAGCTGCCCAAAATAAATCTCCGCCAGCCACACGCCCGGactcatcctccacaaccaCTCCATTTTCCTATAACACCTCAGTCAGCATGTGaaacacaacaccacctcaaTGAGAAAAAGACTCACCAGTTTCGCACACTGCTCAACGGCGGCGCTGCTCCGCTCAAAATGCCCACAATCAACGCAATCATCGTTGCAAACAGCGGTGCATCCTCCCTCTTGACCACCATACTAATCACACTCGCCAGTCCAAAAATGCAATAGAAATACCACAAATTCGCGGCAAAGCCCAATCCCCATCCCATGATAGGTGtgctcaacaaccacaacggCACCGTAAAGTGCATGCACGCCATCGTCATTCTCGGCAAAACAGACACACTCTTCGCCATGAAATACGCCAGCCTCGAGTGccccgcctccgcctctcTCCTGTGCAACAACATCTCTTCGGAAAACACTCGCACCCCCGGAGCGGCTGAGACAAGACCTATAGCAATGGCTGTCAACAACGCCATCTCGGGGGCTGACTTGAAGTCTGACGCAGTCGAAAGAATCTCATAGGGCCGGTGGTAAAGCCCCATGAACAACACACCATTCTTCGCATTCTCTGCCAGACCCAACAGAAACCCAGCAAGGGCGGCAAGCCCAACTTCAAACCAGAAAACGGACAGGTTGCGGTATTGCTGAAGAAACGCGCGGGATAGACATAGGGTGAATTGCTTGAGCCGTGAGGCTCCGCGTTTCTTGAGGAGTCGGCCAAGGGGTGCCTTGCTTGTGT comes from the Podospora pseudocomata strain CBS 415.72m chromosome 5, whole genome shotgun sequence genome and includes:
- a CDS encoding hypothetical protein (EggNog:ENOG503P7RQ), giving the protein MDQITTSLATITTSHLSIHKIMKYLTLLLAAVGLASATAIPVIEERDVQTVSIKFKGGPAEYSLTLPADGSEVFTNNVLSISIIESSYYISGFCTFYTDGEKALQQGISSGGLNQLFVGPPQPIKSVRCQGFCLPVYGDCYRNGQYVGPCCNGFCAANKCRPWVNPYTGN